From a single Loxodonta africana isolate mLoxAfr1 chromosome 9, mLoxAfr1.hap2, whole genome shotgun sequence genomic region:
- the PLAA gene encoding phospholipase A-2-activating protein isoform X1 yields MASGAAKYRLSCSLPGHELDVRGLVSCLYPPGAFVSVSRDRTTRLWAPDSPNRGFTEMHCMSGHSNFVSCVCILPSSDIYPQGLIATGGNDHNICVFSLDSPAPLYILKGHKNTVCSLSSGKFGTLLSGSWDTTAKVWLNDKCMMTLQGHTAAVWAVKILPEQGLMLTGSADKTIKLWKAGRCERNFMGHEDCVRGLAILSETEFLSCANDASIRRWQITGECLEVYYGHTNYIYSISVFPNCKDFVTTAEDRSLRIWKHGECAQTIRLPAQSIWCCCVLDNGDIVVGASDGIIRVFTESEDRTASAEEIKAFEKELSQATIDSKTGDLGDINAEQLPGREHLNEPGTRDGQTRLIRDGEKVEAYQWSVSEGRWMKIGDVVGSSGANQQTSGKVLYEGKEFDYVFSIDVNEGGPSYKLPYNTSDDPWLTAYNFLQKNDLNPMFLDQVAKFIIDNTKGQVLGLGNTNFSDPFTGGGRYVPGSSSGPSNALPAADPFTGAGRYVPGSTSMGTPVAGVDPFTGNSAYRSATSKIVNIYFPKKEAVTFDQANPTQILGKLKELNGTAPEEKKLTEDDLILLEKILSLICNNSSEKPTAQQLQILWKATNWPEDIVFPALDILRLSIKHPSVNENFCNEKEGALFISHLLNLLNPKGKPANQLLALRTFCNCFVGQAGQKLMMLQRESLMSQAIELKSGSNKNIHIALATLTLNYSVCFHKDHNIEGKAQCLSVISTVLEVVQDLEATFRLLVALGTLISDDSNAVQLAKSLGVDAQIRKYASVSEPAKVSECCRLILNLL; encoded by the exons CCCTAACAGGGGCTTTACAGAAATGCACTGTATGAGTGGTCACTCCAATTTTGTATCTTGTGTATGCATCCTACCATCAAGTGACATCTACCCTCAAGGACTAATCGCCACTGGAGGAAATGACCACAATATCTGCGTTTTCTCACTGGACAGTCCAGCGCCACTTTATATACTAAAAGGTCACAAAAACACTG TTTGTAGTCTTTCTTCTGGAAAATTTGGGACATTACTTAGTGGGTCATGGGACACCACTGCTAAAGTCTGGCTGAATGACAAATGTATGATGACCTTACAG GGTCATACAGCTGCAGTATGGGCAGTAAAGATATTACCTGAACAGGGATTGATGTTGACTGGATCAGCAGACAAGACTATTAAACTGTGGAAGGCTGGAAGATGTGAGAGGAATTTTATGG GGCATGAAGACTGTGTAAGAGGTTTGGCAATTTTAAGTGAAACAGAATTTCTTTCCTGTGCAAATGATGCTAGTATTAGAAGGTGGCAAATCACTGGCGAGTGTCTTGAAGTATATTATGGCCATACCAACTATATTTATAGCATATCTGTCTTTCCCAATTGTAAAG ATTTTGTGACAACAGCAGAAGACAGATCTCTAAGAATCTGGAAGCATGGGGAATGTGCTCAAACAATCCGACTTCCGGCTCAGTCTATATGGTGCTGCTGTGTGCTAGACAATGGTGATATTGTGGTTGGTGCGAG TGATGGTATCATTAGAGTTTTTACAGAATCAGAGGATCGGACAGCAAGTGCTGAGGAAATCAAGGCTTTTGAAAAAGAACTCTCTCAGGCAACCATTGATTCCAAAACTGGTGACCTAGGGGACATTAATGCTGAGCAGCTCCCTGGGAGGGAACATCTGAATGAACCTG GTACTAGAGATGGACAGACTCGTCTAATCAGAGATGGAGAGAAAGTCGAAGCCTATCAGTGGAGTGTTAGTGAAGGAAGGTGGATGAAAATTGGTGATGTTGTTGGCTCATCTGGTGCTAATCAGCAGACATCTGGAAAAGTTTTATATGAAGGGAAA GAATTTGATTATGTTTTCTCAATTGATGTCAATGAAGGTGGACCATCATATAAGTTGCCATATAATACCAGTGATGATCCCTGGTTAACTGCATACAACTTCTTGCAGAAGAATGATTTGAATCCCATGTTTTTGGATCAAGTGGCTAAGTTTATTATTGATAACACAAAAGGTCAAGTGTTGGGCCTTGGAAACACCAATTTTTCAGATCCATTCACAG GTGGTGGTCGGTATGTTCCGGGCTCTTCATCGGGGCCTTCTAATGCTCTGCCTGCAGCAGATCCTTTCACAG GTGCTGGTCGTTATGTACCAGGTTCCACAAGTATGGGAACTCCTGTGGCTGGAGTTGATCCGTTTACAG GGAATAGTGCCTACCGATCAGCTACATCTAAAATAGTGAATATTTACTTTCCCAAAAAAGAAGCTGTCACTTTTGACCAAGCTAACCCTACACAAATATTAG GTAAACTGAAGGAACTTAATGGAACGGCACCTGAAGAGAAGAAGTTAACTGAGGATGACTTGATACTTCTTGAAAAGATACTGTCTCTAATATGTAATAATTCTTCAGAGAAACCCACAGCCCAGCAACTTCAGATTTTGTGGAAAGCTACTAACTGGCCTGAAG ataTTGTCTTTCCTGCCCTTGATATTCTTCGGTTGTCCATTAAACATCCCAGCGTGAATGAGAACTTCTGCAATGAAAAGGAAGGGGCTCTGTTCATCAGTCATCTTCTCAATCTTCTGAACCCTAAAGGAAAGCCAGCAAACCAGCTGCTTGCCCTCAGGACTTTTTGCAATTGTTTCGTTGGCCAGGCAGGACAAAAGCTGATGATGTTGCAGAGGGAATCACTAATGTCCCAGGCAATAGAACTGAAATCAGGGAGCAATAAGAACATTCACATTGCTCTGGCCACACTGACCCTGAACTACTCTGTTTGTTTTCATAAAGACCATAACATTGAAGGGAAAGCTCAATGCTTGTCAGTAATTAGCACGGTCTTGGAAGTTGTACAAGACCTAGAAGCCACATTTAGACTTCTTGTGGCTCTTGGGACACTTATCAGTGATGATTCAAATGCTGTACAATTAGCCAAGTCTTTAGGCGTTGATGCTCAAATAAGAAAATATGCCTCAGTATCAGAACCAGCTAAAGTAAGTGAATGCTGTAGACTTATACTAAATTTGCTGTAG
- the PLAA gene encoding phospholipase A-2-activating protein isoform X2, whose amino-acid sequence MASGAAKYRLSCSLPGHELDVRGLVSCLYPPGAFVSVSRDRTTRLWAPDSPNRGFTEMHCMSGHSNFVSCVCILPSSDIYPQGLIATGGNDHNICVFSLDSPAPLYILKGHKNTVCSLSSGKFGTLLSGSWDTTAKVWLNDKCMMTLQGHTAAVWAVKILPEQGLMLTGSADKTIKLWKAGRCERNFMGHEDCVRGLAILSETEFLSCANDASIRRWQITGECLEVYYGHTNYIYSISVFPNCKDFVTTAEDRSLRIWKHGECAQTIRLPAQSIWCCCVLDNGDIVVGASDGIIRVFTESEDRTASAEEIKAFEKELSQATIDSKTGDLGDINAEQLPGREHLNEPGTRDGQTRLIRDGEKVEAYQWSVSEGRWMKIGDVVGSSGANQQTSGKVLYEGKEFDYVFSIDVNEGGPSYKLPYNTSDDPWLTAYNFLQKNDLNPMFLDQVAKFIIDNTKGQVLGLGNTNFSDPFTGGGRYVPGSSSGPSNALPAADPFTGAGRYVPGSTSMGTPVAGVDPFTGNSAYRSATSKIVNIYFPKKEAVTFDQANPTQILDIVFPALDILRLSIKHPSVNENFCNEKEGALFISHLLNLLNPKGKPANQLLALRTFCNCFVGQAGQKLMMLQRESLMSQAIELKSGSNKNIHIALATLTLNYSVCFHKDHNIEGKAQCLSVISTVLEVVQDLEATFRLLVALGTLISDDSNAVQLAKSLGVDAQIRKYASVSEPAKVSECCRLILNLL is encoded by the exons CCCTAACAGGGGCTTTACAGAAATGCACTGTATGAGTGGTCACTCCAATTTTGTATCTTGTGTATGCATCCTACCATCAAGTGACATCTACCCTCAAGGACTAATCGCCACTGGAGGAAATGACCACAATATCTGCGTTTTCTCACTGGACAGTCCAGCGCCACTTTATATACTAAAAGGTCACAAAAACACTG TTTGTAGTCTTTCTTCTGGAAAATTTGGGACATTACTTAGTGGGTCATGGGACACCACTGCTAAAGTCTGGCTGAATGACAAATGTATGATGACCTTACAG GGTCATACAGCTGCAGTATGGGCAGTAAAGATATTACCTGAACAGGGATTGATGTTGACTGGATCAGCAGACAAGACTATTAAACTGTGGAAGGCTGGAAGATGTGAGAGGAATTTTATGG GGCATGAAGACTGTGTAAGAGGTTTGGCAATTTTAAGTGAAACAGAATTTCTTTCCTGTGCAAATGATGCTAGTATTAGAAGGTGGCAAATCACTGGCGAGTGTCTTGAAGTATATTATGGCCATACCAACTATATTTATAGCATATCTGTCTTTCCCAATTGTAAAG ATTTTGTGACAACAGCAGAAGACAGATCTCTAAGAATCTGGAAGCATGGGGAATGTGCTCAAACAATCCGACTTCCGGCTCAGTCTATATGGTGCTGCTGTGTGCTAGACAATGGTGATATTGTGGTTGGTGCGAG TGATGGTATCATTAGAGTTTTTACAGAATCAGAGGATCGGACAGCAAGTGCTGAGGAAATCAAGGCTTTTGAAAAAGAACTCTCTCAGGCAACCATTGATTCCAAAACTGGTGACCTAGGGGACATTAATGCTGAGCAGCTCCCTGGGAGGGAACATCTGAATGAACCTG GTACTAGAGATGGACAGACTCGTCTAATCAGAGATGGAGAGAAAGTCGAAGCCTATCAGTGGAGTGTTAGTGAAGGAAGGTGGATGAAAATTGGTGATGTTGTTGGCTCATCTGGTGCTAATCAGCAGACATCTGGAAAAGTTTTATATGAAGGGAAA GAATTTGATTATGTTTTCTCAATTGATGTCAATGAAGGTGGACCATCATATAAGTTGCCATATAATACCAGTGATGATCCCTGGTTAACTGCATACAACTTCTTGCAGAAGAATGATTTGAATCCCATGTTTTTGGATCAAGTGGCTAAGTTTATTATTGATAACACAAAAGGTCAAGTGTTGGGCCTTGGAAACACCAATTTTTCAGATCCATTCACAG GTGGTGGTCGGTATGTTCCGGGCTCTTCATCGGGGCCTTCTAATGCTCTGCCTGCAGCAGATCCTTTCACAG GTGCTGGTCGTTATGTACCAGGTTCCACAAGTATGGGAACTCCTGTGGCTGGAGTTGATCCGTTTACAG GGAATAGTGCCTACCGATCAGCTACATCTAAAATAGTGAATATTTACTTTCCCAAAAAAGAAGCTGTCACTTTTGACCAAGCTAACCCTACACAAATATTAG ataTTGTCTTTCCTGCCCTTGATATTCTTCGGTTGTCCATTAAACATCCCAGCGTGAATGAGAACTTCTGCAATGAAAAGGAAGGGGCTCTGTTCATCAGTCATCTTCTCAATCTTCTGAACCCTAAAGGAAAGCCAGCAAACCAGCTGCTTGCCCTCAGGACTTTTTGCAATTGTTTCGTTGGCCAGGCAGGACAAAAGCTGATGATGTTGCAGAGGGAATCACTAATGTCCCAGGCAATAGAACTGAAATCAGGGAGCAATAAGAACATTCACATTGCTCTGGCCACACTGACCCTGAACTACTCTGTTTGTTTTCATAAAGACCATAACATTGAAGGGAAAGCTCAATGCTTGTCAGTAATTAGCACGGTCTTGGAAGTTGTACAAGACCTAGAAGCCACATTTAGACTTCTTGTGGCTCTTGGGACACTTATCAGTGATGATTCAAATGCTGTACAATTAGCCAAGTCTTTAGGCGTTGATGCTCAAATAAGAAAATATGCCTCAGTATCAGAACCAGCTAAAGTAAGTGAATGCTGTAGACTTATACTAAATTTGCTGTAG